In Jeotgalibaca arthritidis, a single genomic region encodes these proteins:
- a CDS encoding sucrose-specific PTS transporter subunit IIBC — translation MNHKKVAEEILAALGKDNIQAAAHCATRLRLVLKDNDNINQVSLDNNDDVKGTFLANNQYQIIIGPGDVNNVYDELVKLAGVKEASTEDLKAVAADGKKVNPVMALIKVLSDIFVPIVPALVAGGLLMAINNVLTSPNLFGPQSVVEMFPSITDLASIINLLASAPFAFLPILVGFSATRRFGGNPYLGAAMGMVMVMPDLVNGYGVANAIADGSMPYWNVFGLNVAQAGYQGSVLPVLAVSWILANLEKFFHKRIHKAFDFTFTPMLAIIITGFLTFIVVGPIMRMVSDGMTNGLVWLYDTTGAIGLGVFGLIYSPVVITGLHQSFPAIETTLLADVANTGGSFIFPVAAMANIAQGGAALAVFFLTKDKKQKSLASSASASALLGITEPAIFGVNLKLKFPFIIGMIASGIACAVIGFFHVLSVAMGPASVIGFISIASASIPYFMIGVVVSLVLSFGMTYVYGKNKMSEPLAEGVESNSSVVAVSETVHASAKEEVIGTAVSGEVVALENVNDPVFSSGMMGKGIAVKPNENKIYAPADGLLTVVNASKHAYGLQTASGAEVLIHIGIDTVNLNGKHFETSRKQGEQVRKGDVLAIINREGILDEGYDDTVIMVVTNSDSFEQIEALEKTSVQTGEDILKVSKMDAN, via the coding sequence ATGAATCACAAAAAAGTCGCAGAGGAAATATTGGCTGCATTAGGGAAGGACAATATCCAGGCAGCTGCTCATTGCGCTACAAGGTTACGTTTAGTTTTAAAAGACAATGACAATATCAATCAAGTGTCATTGGATAACAATGATGATGTGAAAGGGACTTTTTTAGCTAATAATCAATATCAAATTATTATTGGTCCTGGAGATGTGAATAATGTCTACGATGAGCTTGTAAAACTTGCTGGAGTGAAAGAGGCTTCAACAGAAGATTTAAAAGCCGTGGCAGCTGATGGAAAAAAAGTAAATCCAGTAATGGCACTCATTAAAGTTCTGTCTGATATTTTTGTGCCAATTGTTCCAGCATTAGTTGCTGGTGGTTTATTGATGGCTATCAATAATGTTTTAACATCCCCTAATCTGTTTGGACCTCAATCAGTAGTAGAGATGTTTCCAAGCATTACGGATTTAGCGAGTATTATTAACTTGTTAGCTTCTGCGCCATTTGCGTTTCTCCCTATTTTAGTTGGTTTTTCTGCAACCAGACGTTTTGGAGGGAATCCATATCTGGGAGCTGCAATGGGTATGGTAATGGTAATGCCAGATCTTGTGAACGGTTACGGAGTTGCGAATGCAATTGCGGACGGCAGTATGCCTTATTGGAATGTGTTTGGTCTAAATGTTGCACAAGCAGGCTATCAAGGTTCTGTTTTGCCTGTGTTAGCTGTTTCGTGGATATTGGCAAATCTTGAAAAATTCTTCCATAAGAGAATACATAAAGCCTTTGACTTTACTTTTACCCCTATGTTAGCAATCATTATTACCGGATTTTTAACATTTATTGTAGTGGGACCCATTATGCGCATGGTTTCTGATGGAATGACCAATGGATTGGTTTGGCTGTATGATACAACAGGAGCAATTGGTTTAGGCGTTTTCGGCCTGATTTACTCACCAGTGGTTATTACTGGTCTACACCAAAGTTTCCCAGCTATTGAAACAACATTACTAGCTGATGTTGCCAACACAGGAGGTTCTTTCATTTTCCCGGTTGCAGCTATGGCAAACATTGCGCAAGGGGGAGCAGCGCTTGCAGTCTTCTTCTTGACGAAAGATAAAAAGCAAAAGAGTTTAGCTTCTTCTGCCAGTGCTTCAGCATTACTGGGAATCACTGAACCAGCTATTTTTGGGGTAAATCTGAAACTTAAATTTCCTTTCATTATTGGGATGATTGCTTCAGGTATTGCTTGTGCGGTAATTGGTTTCTTCCACGTCCTATCGGTTGCAATGGGACCAGCAAGTGTTATTGGGTTTATCTCTATTGCATCAGCATCTATTCCTTATTTCATGATCGGTGTAGTTGTAAGTTTGGTGTTGTCTTTTGGAATGACATATGTCTATGGAAAAAATAAAATGAGCGAGCCGCTTGCAGAAGGTGTAGAAAGCAATTCTTCTGTAGTTGCAGTGTCAGAAACTGTCCATGCATCAGCAAAAGAAGAAGTAATTGGAACAGCAGTAAGTGGTGAAGTTGTTGCTTTGGAAAATGTGAATGATCCTGTATTTTCTTCTGGAATGATGGGAAAAGGAATCGCAGTCAAACCAAATGAGAATAAAATCTATGCTCCTGCTGATGGATTGCTTACTGTGGTAAATGCTTCAAAACACGCATACGGTTTGCAGACCGCAAGCGGTGCTGAAGTACTTATCCATATTGGAATCGATACGGTTAACTTGAATGGAAAACACTTCGAGACTTCTAGAAAGCAAGGAGAGCAAGTAAGAAAAGGAGATGTGTTAGCAATCATTAATCGTGAAGGAATCTTAGATGAAGGTTATGATGATACAGTAATCATGGTTGTTACAAACTCAGATTCATTCGAACAAATCGAAGCACTTGAAAAAACAAGCGTTCAAACTGGAGAAGACATTTTGAAAGTGAGCAAGATGGATGCAAACTAA
- a CDS encoding alpha-galactosidase, with translation MPITFDSQQNIFHLKNDYISYIIGIEKGKYITHRYFGKSLTSYHGSNELQFIDRGFATNPIPDERTFSLNALPLETSTQGNGDHRIPNYQIRNQQGFNITDFTYKEHRIYEGKRELEGLPYLRKDNTTSLEIVLEDERQTIQMILTYNLYENDAVLTRNARFINSGNQAIFLENAGSLLVDFPRWDLDMVTLNGSHTNEANLHRQSLHPGIQKIESSRGTSSPQHQPFLALANRETTEFSGEVFAFHFVYSGNFVAQVEVEQYGSSRVQIGIQPDTFKWKLDSGQNFQTPEVVINYSDQGFNQMSQNFHKIYQKNLIPNPFTDKARPILLNTWEANYFDLSEESLVQQAELASKLGIELFVLDDGWFGERNDDTSSLGDWQVNPAKLPNGIAHLAERIHQLNMQFGLWFEPEMVSKNSDLFRKHPDWALQVPGYHLTEGRQQLVLDLSRVEVQNYLIDVLSGYLATGKIDYVKWDMNRHLTEVGNQTLPSDQQKELYHRYVLGLYRILKTVTERYPYVLFENCSSGGGRFDPSMMAYMPQTWTSDNSDALCRSVIQYGYSYLYPPVMMGAHVSDIPNHQVGRNTPLDTRGWIAMSGNFGFELDITKQTTENLQKITEQISWYKEHRELIQFGDFYRIQAPSETGATAWLFKNQEEALLVYSNGLARPAVPVQYLQTKFLDENAIYQDSTTKKYYSGSELNHAGILVPRIKGDFEVIAYHWKKTEISNK, from the coding sequence ATGCCGATAACATTTGATTCTCAACAGAATATCTTTCATCTTAAAAATGATTACATAAGCTATATCATCGGGATTGAAAAAGGTAAATATATTACCCACCGTTATTTTGGAAAAAGTCTTACTAGCTACCATGGCAGCAATGAGCTGCAATTCATTGATCGTGGATTTGCCACAAATCCGATTCCTGACGAACGTACCTTTTCATTAAATGCCCTGCCTTTAGAAACGAGTACACAGGGAAATGGCGATCACCGTATACCAAATTATCAAATCCGTAACCAACAGGGTTTCAATATTACGGACTTCACCTATAAAGAACATCGAATTTACGAAGGGAAACGCGAATTAGAAGGACTCCCATATTTGCGAAAGGACAACACTACTTCGTTAGAAATCGTTCTAGAAGACGAAAGACAAACTATTCAAATGATCCTGACCTATAATCTCTATGAAAATGATGCGGTTCTCACTCGAAACGCGCGCTTTATCAACTCAGGTAATCAAGCAATCTTTTTAGAAAACGCGGGATCACTTTTGGTTGATTTCCCTCGTTGGGACTTGGATATGGTTACTTTGAATGGCTCCCATACAAACGAGGCCAATCTGCATCGTCAATCTCTGCATCCCGGAATCCAAAAAATCGAAAGCAGTCGCGGCACCAGTAGTCCGCAACATCAGCCGTTTCTTGCTCTAGCAAATCGAGAGACAACAGAATTCTCAGGAGAAGTTTTTGCTTTTCATTTTGTTTACAGCGGGAACTTCGTTGCCCAAGTAGAAGTGGAACAGTATGGCTCCAGCCGGGTACAGATCGGTATTCAACCGGATACTTTCAAGTGGAAGCTTGATAGTGGACAAAATTTTCAGACGCCCGAAGTTGTGATCAATTACAGTGATCAGGGATTCAATCAAATGTCTCAAAACTTCCATAAAATTTATCAAAAAAATCTCATTCCTAATCCCTTTACAGATAAAGCTCGCCCCATTCTTTTAAATACATGGGAAGCAAATTACTTTGACTTATCTGAAGAATCTCTTGTACAACAAGCCGAGTTGGCAAGCAAACTAGGTATCGAGCTGTTTGTGCTTGACGACGGCTGGTTTGGTGAAAGGAATGATGACACTTCCTCTTTAGGTGACTGGCAAGTAAATCCTGCAAAATTACCCAATGGAATTGCTCATCTCGCTGAAAGGATTCATCAACTCAATATGCAATTTGGACTATGGTTCGAACCCGAAATGGTCTCAAAGAACAGTGATTTATTTCGCAAGCATCCTGACTGGGCTCTACAAGTTCCGGGCTACCACCTTACAGAAGGACGCCAGCAATTGGTTTTAGACTTAAGCCGCGTAGAAGTGCAAAATTATTTGATTGATGTTCTTAGTGGATATTTAGCCACCGGTAAGATTGATTATGTGAAATGGGACATGAACCGACACCTAACCGAAGTTGGCAATCAAACATTGCCTTCTGACCAACAAAAAGAACTTTATCACCGCTATGTCCTCGGTCTTTATCGAATTTTAAAAACCGTGACCGAACGTTATCCTTATGTGCTTTTCGAAAATTGTTCAAGTGGCGGCGGACGTTTCGATCCAAGCATGATGGCTTATATGCCACAAACTTGGACAAGTGACAACTCTGATGCACTTTGTCGATCTGTTATTCAATACGGTTATAGCTATCTCTATCCGCCTGTTATGATGGGTGCTCATGTTTCAGACATTCCCAACCATCAAGTAGGACGCAATACTCCACTTGACACTCGTGGTTGGATTGCAATGAGCGGAAATTTCGGATTTGAATTAGACATAACAAAACAAACTACAGAAAATCTCCAAAAAATTACAGAACAAATTTCCTGGTATAAAGAACATCGCGAGCTTATTCAATTTGGTGATTTTTATCGTATTCAAGCACCATCCGAAACGGGTGCAACGGCTTGGCTATTCAAAAACCAAGAGGAAGCTTTATTGGTTTATTCCAATGGTCTCGCTCGGCCAGCCGTTCCCGTTCAGTATCTTCAGACTAAATTTTTAGATGAAAATGCTATTTACCAAGATTCTACCACAAAGAAATACTATAGTGGATCGGAATTAAATCATGCAGGTATTCTCGTTCCCCGTATTAAAGGCGATTTCGAAGTGATTGCTTACCATTGGAAAAAAACTGAAATTTCGAATAAATAA
- a CDS encoding ABC transporter ATP-binding protein, protein MTQSLLLNKKGIALMHQLEPKLLWVSVSQGALEAIIPFLPFFFTSRILDLLMTGQFNQRLLAYVVAALLINFVVSAIANGLAHTRESLIYRAMDKKEMLLNKKMIHMDYQFVEDIAVQEKLSSIRMNEMTGGIGMFRLFGSTKDMVKHTITILIGLLFIIPLIRSQSTIQRFFINVDSPWLIVLFFLSLIGFIMIVLYVNKWSLERFNNFIQDGVQINNLMGAIYPILNNFRSGKEIRMYHQGPIYDSFFKKSEYQVEKTMGDINQTVNRVSVISVVLSYLILSFTYLWIIGKTLNGAISTGAVIQYTGASSLLIREMPAFLEKLTEFINNSVGLEQLFDFLDMKSTRHQGTLPVEKRLDNQYTLEARNVSFKYPGTDQFILKDINLSLSAGEKLAIVGMNGSGKTTFIKLICRLYDPTEGQILLNGIDIRKYNEQEYLSLLSVVFQDFHLYGFKLGENVAASSEIDEDRIVTSLNHSGFSKRLASLKDGLKTYLYKEYDENGIEVSGGEAQKIAMARAIYKQAPIVILDEPTAALDPLSEYEMYTRFADVTGSRTTIYISHRLSSCRFCDSIAVFDEGRLVQLGSHQELVRQSEGKYYDLWQAQAQYYQKDETGQVQEIVI, encoded by the coding sequence ATGACTCAATCACTACTGCTTAATAAAAAAGGAATTGCGCTTATGCATCAATTAGAACCCAAATTACTGTGGGTAAGTGTGTCACAGGGAGCGCTAGAAGCAATCATTCCTTTCCTACCATTCTTTTTTACAAGCCGAATTTTAGACTTACTTATGACCGGCCAGTTTAATCAGCGCTTGCTGGCTTATGTTGTGGCAGCCTTACTGATTAATTTTGTCGTCTCAGCCATCGCTAATGGCTTAGCTCACACCAGAGAGAGTTTAATTTACCGTGCGATGGACAAAAAAGAAATGCTATTGAATAAAAAGATGATTCATATGGACTACCAATTTGTTGAAGATATCGCTGTTCAAGAGAAACTAAGTAGCATTCGAATGAACGAAATGACGGGTGGTATCGGGATGTTTCGCCTGTTTGGCTCGACCAAGGATATGGTTAAACACACCATTACCATTTTAATTGGTCTGCTATTCATCATCCCTTTAATCCGATCACAGTCAACGATCCAACGCTTTTTTATCAATGTCGATTCACCATGGTTGATCGTCTTGTTCTTTTTAAGTCTTATTGGCTTTATTATGATTGTGCTATACGTTAACAAATGGTCGCTTGAACGATTTAATAACTTTATTCAAGATGGCGTTCAAATTAACAATTTAATGGGTGCCATTTATCCCATTCTCAATAATTTCAGGTCAGGAAAAGAAATTAGAATGTACCATCAAGGCCCGATTTATGACTCTTTTTTCAAAAAAAGTGAATATCAAGTGGAAAAAACCATGGGTGACATCAATCAAACGGTGAACAGAGTTAGCGTCATTTCAGTTGTTTTATCCTATTTGATTCTGTCATTCACTTACCTATGGATTATAGGCAAAACCTTAAACGGCGCAATTTCAACGGGCGCTGTCATCCAATATACAGGCGCTTCAAGCTTGTTAATTCGTGAAATGCCAGCCTTCTTAGAAAAACTAACCGAATTTATTAATAATTCAGTTGGGCTAGAACAATTATTTGATTTCTTAGACATGAAGAGTACGCGCCACCAAGGGACACTCCCTGTTGAAAAACGCTTAGACAATCAGTACACACTAGAAGCAAGAAATGTTTCCTTTAAATACCCAGGCACCGATCAATTTATTTTAAAAGATATCAATCTCAGTTTATCTGCCGGCGAAAAGTTAGCGATTGTGGGGATGAATGGATCTGGAAAGACAACCTTTATCAAACTGATTTGTCGCTTGTATGACCCAACAGAAGGGCAAATTCTACTCAATGGCATTGATATTCGAAAATACAATGAGCAAGAATATTTGTCGTTACTATCGGTTGTTTTCCAGGATTTCCATTTATACGGCTTTAAGTTAGGGGAGAATGTCGCTGCAAGTAGCGAGATAGATGAAGACCGCATCGTGACTTCTCTAAACCATTCTGGTTTCTCTAAACGACTTGCTTCATTGAAGGATGGCCTCAAAACCTATCTATACAAAGAATACGATGAAAATGGGATTGAGGTATCCGGTGGCGAAGCACAAAAAATTGCAATGGCGAGAGCTATTTATAAACAAGCACCGATCGTTATTTTAGACGAGCCAACAGCAGCCTTAGATCCCTTGTCTGAATATGAAATGTATACACGCTTTGCGGATGTAACGGGCAGTCGAACAACTATTTATATTTCTCACCGATTATCCAGTTGTCGTTTCTGTGATAGCATTGCTGTTTTTGACGAAGGTAGATTGGTTCAATTAGGTTCCCATCAAGAGCTTGTTCGCCAATCCGAAGGGAAATATTATGACTTGTGGCAGGCACAAGCCCAATATTATCAAAAAGATGAAACAGGCCAAGTTCAAGAAATAGTGATTTAA
- a CDS encoding glycoside hydrolase family 13 protein, translating to MQTNWWKKAVIYQIYPRSFQDTNDDGIGDIKGIVQRLDYLAFLGVDALWLSPVYESPNDDNGYDISNYEQIGEEYGTMEDMDELILQAKKRNIRIIMDLVVNHTSDEHRWFQESLKGPDNPYHDFYVWRKGQNGGPPNGLISNFGGSAWTYVPELGEYYLHLHSKKQPDLNWENEKMREAIWDMMNFWLEKGIGGFRLDVIDLIGKIPDQEITKNGPKLHELLREMNQKTFGQYDVVTVGETWGATPEIAQLYSDENRQELSMVFQFEHINLDKQTGKRKWDLKALEPQELHDVFSKWQTELSGKGWNSLFWNNHDLPRIISRWGHDGSYRELSGKMLAIYLHFMQGTPYIYQGEEIGMINYPVSSIAEVDDIESIRMYKERIQQGYSEKEIMKSINAKGRDNARHPMQWNNGVQGGFTKGTPWLPTGNTETINVEAALEDSNSLLYTYKKLIDLRKTEPVIVDGDYTKVETGNTNVLAYLRELAGEKLLVMVNFSPSNQRYQLDFVPSVKKWLITNYSEELSSSLAPYEAFAIKIK from the coding sequence ATGCAAACTAATTGGTGGAAAAAAGCGGTTATTTATCAAATTTATCCGCGTAGTTTCCAAGATACGAACGATGATGGGATCGGAGATATAAAGGGAATAGTTCAACGGTTAGATTATCTGGCCTTTTTAGGGGTAGACGCTCTATGGCTGAGTCCAGTCTATGAGTCCCCTAATGATGATAATGGCTATGATATCAGTAATTACGAACAAATTGGTGAAGAGTACGGAACCATGGAAGATATGGATGAGCTGATTTTACAAGCAAAAAAACGGAACATTCGTATTATTATGGATTTAGTAGTGAATCATACATCCGATGAACATCGCTGGTTTCAAGAATCTTTAAAAGGTCCAGACAATCCTTATCATGATTTTTATGTCTGGAGAAAAGGCCAGAATGGAGGACCACCGAATGGATTGATTTCTAACTTTGGTGGTTCAGCTTGGACCTATGTTCCAGAATTAGGCGAGTATTACTTGCATCTCCATTCTAAAAAGCAACCCGATTTAAATTGGGAAAATGAGAAAATGCGAGAAGCCATTTGGGATATGATGAATTTTTGGCTAGAAAAAGGGATTGGTGGCTTCCGTCTGGATGTGATTGATTTGATTGGTAAAATACCAGACCAAGAAATTACTAAAAATGGACCGAAGCTTCATGAATTGCTTCGCGAAATGAATCAAAAAACATTTGGACAATATGATGTCGTGACGGTAGGCGAAACATGGGGAGCGACTCCTGAAATTGCGCAACTCTATTCAGATGAGAACCGTCAAGAATTGTCGATGGTTTTTCAATTTGAACACATTAACTTAGATAAGCAAACGGGAAAAAGAAAATGGGATTTGAAGGCGCTCGAACCTCAAGAACTGCATGATGTTTTTTCAAAATGGCAAACGGAACTATCTGGAAAAGGATGGAATTCATTATTTTGGAACAACCATGATTTGCCAAGGATTATTTCTCGTTGGGGACATGATGGAAGTTATCGTGAACTGAGTGGCAAGATGCTGGCGATCTATCTTCATTTTATGCAAGGCACTCCCTATATTTACCAAGGAGAAGAGATTGGGATGATCAATTATCCCGTATCCAGTATTGCTGAAGTGGACGATATCGAAAGCATACGTATGTATAAAGAAAGAATTCAACAGGGCTATTCTGAAAAAGAAATCATGAAGTCGATAAACGCAAAAGGAAGAGATAATGCACGGCATCCGATGCAGTGGAATAATGGCGTTCAAGGTGGCTTTACGAAAGGAACTCCCTGGCTTCCGACAGGAAACACAGAGACTATTAATGTGGAAGCTGCTTTGGAAGATAGCAATTCTTTGCTGTATACTTACAAAAAGTTAATCGATTTACGGAAAACTGAACCAGTTATAGTCGATGGTGATTACACAAAGGTAGAGACTGGAAATACCAATGTATTAGCTTATTTGCGCGAATTGGCTGGCGAAAAATTGCTGGTTATGGTTAATTTTAGTCCTAGCAATCAAAGATATCAGTTAGATTTCGTTCCTAGCGTAAAAAAATGGTTAATCACAAATTATTCGGAAGAACTCTCTAGTAGCCTGGCTCCATACGAAGCTTTTGCAATAAAAATAAAATAA
- a CDS encoding sucrose-6-phosphate hydrolase: MTLIKNWTTELRYQHYDKWPEDYIKQLKKQVSQSKWRLNYHVQPETGLLNDPNGFSFFNGKWHLFYQSYPMGAVHGLKSWFHLTSTNLIDWQKEGADLLPDSPYDSHGVYSGSAFPLDDRLFLAYTGNVRDNDWNRFSYQMGAWMDQNNQIEKVQLPLIEQPPKGYTQHFRDPQIFVYQNKYFMVIGAQNEALEGKVLTYMSTDLQNWELQGELDFSEHQMGFMVECPNLVFVDGKALLLFCPQGLEKEILPYQNIYPNTYVVANEFDSENNRLTNPSSLKNLDEGFDVYATQAFNAPDGRALAVSWIGLPEITYPTDREGWAHCLSLTKELTIKDGMLFQNPVAETKDLREKEYKLHGQLHAEPQAISTSIENQYELNIEFEQGAKGKLTLLADQKENTGLELSFDTERGTMIINRENVGISFGEEYGNQREFSIPQGPLSLRVFVDSSVVEIFINDGEKTATARVFPKESKNDILLSGSQSSFSGKLWTLRSTK, encoded by the coding sequence ATGACTCTTATTAAAAATTGGACAACAGAGTTACGCTATCAACATTACGACAAATGGCCCGAGGATTATATAAAACAACTAAAGAAGCAAGTATCTCAATCGAAATGGCGCTTAAATTATCACGTTCAACCAGAAACTGGATTATTAAACGATCCAAATGGCTTTTCCTTTTTTAATGGAAAATGGCATCTATTTTACCAATCCTATCCAATGGGAGCTGTCCATGGACTGAAATCATGGTTTCATCTTACTTCCACTAATTTAATCGATTGGCAAAAAGAAGGAGCTGACTTGCTCCCTGATAGTCCATACGACAGCCATGGTGTCTATTCAGGTTCTGCGTTTCCACTAGACGATCGACTTTTTTTAGCTTATACAGGCAATGTTCGAGACAACGATTGGAATCGATTCTCTTATCAAATGGGAGCATGGATGGATCAAAACAATCAAATCGAAAAAGTACAGCTACCATTAATAGAACAGCCTCCAAAAGGATATACACAACATTTTCGTGATCCACAAATTTTTGTTTATCAAAATAAATATTTTATGGTAATCGGTGCTCAAAACGAAGCACTGGAAGGAAAAGTTTTGACATATATGAGTACAGATTTACAAAATTGGGAATTACAAGGAGAGCTGGATTTCTCTGAGCATCAAATGGGCTTTATGGTTGAATGTCCGAATCTAGTATTCGTTGATGGAAAAGCTTTGCTCCTTTTCTGTCCTCAGGGCTTGGAAAAAGAAATTTTACCGTATCAAAATATCTATCCGAATACGTACGTAGTCGCTAACGAGTTCGATTCAGAGAATAACCGTTTAACCAATCCTAGCAGTTTAAAAAATCTGGATGAAGGGTTTGATGTCTATGCAACTCAAGCCTTTAACGCTCCGGACGGACGGGCTCTAGCAGTTAGCTGGATTGGATTACCGGAGATTACTTATCCAACTGATCGTGAAGGCTGGGCTCATTGTTTAAGTCTCACAAAAGAGTTAACCATTAAGGACGGTATGCTTTTTCAAAATCCTGTTGCTGAAACGAAAGATTTGCGAGAAAAAGAATACAAGCTGCACGGACAGCTTCATGCTGAACCACAAGCAATCAGCACTTCAATAGAAAATCAATATGAACTGAATATAGAGTTCGAACAAGGTGCAAAAGGAAAACTGACACTGTTAGCAGACCAAAAAGAAAATACAGGATTAGAACTTTCTTTTGATACCGAGCGTGGTACAATGATAATCAACCGAGAAAATGTTGGAATCAGTTTTGGTGAAGAGTATGGTAATCAACGAGAATTCTCCATTCCACAAGGGCCGCTTTCATTGCGAGTATTTGTTGACTCGTCGGTCGTTGAAATTTTTATAAATGATGGAGAAAAAACCGCTACTGCTCGTGTGTTTCCTAAAGAATCAAAAAATGATATTTTGCTATCTGGCAGCCAAAGTTCATTTTCCGGTAAATTATGGACCTTGCGTTCAACGAAATGA
- a CDS encoding LacI family DNA-binding transcriptional regulator, with the protein MTIKLTDVAKKAGVSPTTVSRVINNYGSLSQKTIDKVQAAMKELNYQPNSLARSLQGKNTQLIGLIFPTVANPFYGELVEKIETKLFELGYKTILCDSANNKEKERSYINMLSANKVDGIIAGAHNLGITEYENIGLPIVSFDRYLADGIPIIGSDNFRGGYLATENLYLHGARKIAILTGSQESDSPTNQRLNGYLSFLEEKNIDSHIFQFHTKARSTILKNLEIKRILETEDIDSIFCTDDLTAILVYNLCQELDINVPEEMKIIGYDGTKFIQNYFPYLSTIAQPISDFADLLVDLLLQRIQSPDKPLANNYELAVKLIQGKTS; encoded by the coding sequence ATGACAATCAAGTTAACAGACGTGGCAAAAAAAGCTGGTGTCTCTCCAACTACCGTCTCACGTGTGATTAATAATTACGGTTCACTCAGCCAAAAAACGATTGATAAAGTCCAAGCCGCTATGAAAGAATTAAATTATCAACCGAATTCCTTGGCACGCTCTTTGCAAGGAAAGAATACTCAATTAATCGGTTTAATTTTTCCTACTGTTGCCAATCCATTTTATGGAGAGTTAGTTGAAAAAATTGAAACCAAACTTTTTGAATTAGGTTATAAAACGATTCTATGCGACAGTGCAAATAATAAAGAAAAAGAACGAAGCTACATTAACATGCTTTCTGCTAACAAAGTAGATGGAATCATTGCTGGTGCTCATAATTTAGGCATTACAGAATATGAAAATATTGGACTGCCGATTGTTTCTTTTGACCGTTATCTTGCAGACGGAATTCCAATTATCGGTAGTGATAATTTTCGCGGAGGCTATTTAGCTACAGAGAACCTTTATCTCCATGGCGCTCGTAAAATAGCGATTTTGACAGGTAGTCAAGAGTCAGACTCTCCTACAAACCAGCGATTAAATGGATATTTATCATTTTTAGAAGAAAAAAATATAGATTCCCATATTTTTCAGTTCCATACAAAAGCGCGATCAACAATCCTTAAAAATCTTGAAATCAAACGTATTCTAGAGACAGAAGATATTGACAGTATCTTCTGTACAGATGACCTTACTGCTATCCTTGTCTATAATCTCTGCCAAGAATTGGATATCAATGTTCCTGAAGAAATGAAAATTATTGGCTATGATGGCACGAAGTTTATTCAGAATTACTTTCCATACTTATCAACAATCGCTCAACCGATAAGTGATTTCGCTGATTTACTAGTGGACCTGTTACTTCAACGAATCCAATCGCCTGATAAACCTTTAGCGAACAATTACGAGCTAGCTGTTAAATTAATCCAAGGAAAAACTTCTTAA